DNA sequence from the bacterium genome:
CGCGCCGAGCCGACGGCGCGGGCCCACGACAAGCTGCGCACGCTGCAGATCCTCGCCTCGCGCGGCGTGCCGATCGTCCCCACCTGCCTCGTGCGCGCCGGGTCCGACGTCCGCGACGCGGTCGAGCGGCTCGGCGGCCCGCCCTGCATCGTCAAGTTCAGCGACGGCGCGCTCGGCGCGGGGGTGATGCTCCTCGACTCCGCCGCCTCCGCCGCGTCGGTCGTCGAGGCGCTCGCCGCGGCGCGCCGCCACGCGCTGCTGCAGCCGTTCCTGCCGCACGCCTGCGACGAGCGGTTCTTCGTCGTCGGCCGCAAGGTCGTCGCCGCGATGCGCCGCTGGACCGCCGAGGGAGAGTTCCGCGCGAACATCCACCAGGGGGCGCGCGCCGAGGGGTTCGCGCCCGACGAGGCGCGGCGGCGGCTGGCGGTCGAGGCGGCGCGCGCGCTCGGCCTGGAGATGGCCGGCGTGGACGTCCTCGACTCCCCCGACGGACCGCGCGTGCTCGAGGTCAACGCCTCGCCGGGCCTCGAAGGGATCGAGCGCGCCTCCGGGCGCAACGTCGCCGGGGCGCTCGTGCGGTTCCTCGAGTCGGCGGTCGCCGCCGGGCGCGAGACGCCGGCCGGCGCCGCCGCGCCGGGCGCCTGACCGCCCGTCCCGCGAAGCGCCGACTCCGCCTCGATCCGCGTTCAACGCGCCGCGCGGCGCGGCGCCGCGCGACCGTCAACCTTCCGGAGCGAAGAAGACCGCGCCCAACGGCGGGAGCCGCAGCGAGAGCGACTGCGCGCGGCCGTGGCAGGGGATCGGCTCCGTCGCCACCGCCCCGGCGTTGCCGACGTTCGACCCGCCGTAGCACTCGGCGTCGCTGTTGAGCAGTTCGCGCCAGACGCCCGGCAGCGGCGCGCCGACGCGGTACCCGTCGCGCGGCACCGGCGTGACGTTGAAGACCGCGAGGACCGGCCGGTCCCCCGCCGCGCCGCGGCGCGCGAACGCCAGCACGCAGGCGTCGGCGTCGGTGCAGTCGATCCACTCGAACCCCGCCGGCTCGGCGTCGCGCGCGTGCAGCGCCGGCTCGGCGCGGTGCAGCCGGTTGAGGTCGCCGACCCAGCGGGCGATCCCTTGGTGCGGCGCCCAGCGCAGCAGGTCCCACTCCAGCCCCTCGTCGTGGTTCCACTCCCCGCGCTGCGCGAACTCGCCGCCCATGAAGAGCAGCTTCTTCCCCGGCATCGCGTGCATGTAGCCGTAGAGCAGCCGCAGGTTGGCGAAGCGGCGCCAGTCGTCCCCCGGCATCTTGTGCAGCAGCGACGCCTTCCCGTGCACCACCTCGTCGTGCGAGAGGGGCATGACGAAGTTCTCGTGGAAGGCGTAGATCATGCGGAACGTCAGCTGCCCGTGGTGCCACCGGCGGTGGATCGGGTCCTTCGACATGTACTCGAGCGTGTCGTGCATCCACCCCATGTCCCACTTCAGGCCGAAGCCGAGCCCGCCGGCGTAGGCGGGACGCGAGACCATCGGCCAGGCCGTGGACTCCTCGGCGAACGTCTGGACGTCGGGGAACGCGCGGTAGACCTCGGCGTTGAGGTCGCGCAGCAGCGCGATCGCGGCGATGTTCTCCCGCCCGCCGTAGTCGTTGGGGATCCACTCCCCTTCCTTGCGCGAGTAGTCGAGGTAGAGCATCGAGGCGACGGCGTCCACCCGCAGCCCGTCGGCGTGGTACTTGTCGAGCCAGAAGAGCGCGCTGCCGATCAGGAAGTCGCGCACCTCGTTGCGGC
Encoded proteins:
- a CDS encoding RimK family alpha-L-glutamate ligase yields the protein MNLVVLSRSRSLYSTRRLGLVGIARGHEVRVVDPWRCAVELDNGRSRVFANGAPLPTPDALVARVGATNSGHALAVLRQIEQDGACCLNRAEPTARAHDKLRTLQILASRGVPIVPTCLVRAGSDVRDAVERLGGPPCIVKFSDGALGAGVMLLDSAASAASVVEALAAARRHALLQPFLPHACDERFFVVGRKVVAAMRRWTAEGEFRANIHQGARAEGFAPDEARRRLAVEAARALGLEMAGVDVLDSPDGPRVLEVNASPGLEGIERASGRNVAGALVRFLESAVAAGRETPAGAAAPGA
- the glgB gene encoding 1,4-alpha-glucan branching protein GlgB encodes the protein MTTVRRRDDGGPTLLTADDLFLFNQGTHYRLYEKLGAHPLELDGRRGTYFAVWAPNADHVSVVGDFNDWRPGATTLETRGGSGIWEGFVEGVGPGALYKYHVANPANGHQADKADPYGFAFEAAPRTASRVWDLAYEWGDGEWMASRRGRNSLGAPMSIYEVHLGSWARGEDGGYLDYRELAARLADHVERLGFTHVELMPVMEHPFYGSWGYQCTGFFAPTARYGTPQDFMAFVDLLHRRGIGVILDWVPSHFPTDAHGLGYFDGTHLYEHADPRQGFHPDWASAIFNYGRNEVRDFLIGSALFWLDKYHADGLRVDAVASMLYLDYSRKEGEWIPNDYGGRENIAAIALLRDLNAEVYRAFPDVQTFAEESTAWPMVSRPAYAGGLGFGLKWDMGWMHDTLEYMSKDPIHRRWHHGQLTFRMIYAFHENFVMPLSHDEVVHGKASLLHKMPGDDWRRFANLRLLYGYMHAMPGKKLLFMGGEFAQRGEWNHDEGLEWDLLRWAPHQGIARWVGDLNRLHRAEPALHARDAEPAGFEWIDCTDADACVLAFARRGAAGDRPVLAVFNVTPVPRDGYRVGAPLPGVWRELLNSDAECYGGSNVGNAGAVATEPIPCHGRAQSLSLRLPPLGAVFFAPEG